A genome region from Clostridium pasteurianum includes the following:
- a CDS encoding putative ABC transporter permease, with amino-acid sequence MKILRFILYGIAGWCVEIIWTGLGSMLNGDVTLRAWTNIWMFLIYGLAIFLEPVHDNIRHLPILVRGGIYSTLIIIGEYITGSILRFILGTCPWCYSAGPFTIQGITRLDYFPYWMIAGLLFEKLHDALIKISTFAEQSSS; translated from the coding sequence ATGAAAATTTTAAGATTTATATTATACGGTATTGCAGGCTGGTGTGTAGAAATCATATGGACGGGATTAGGTTCTATGCTAAACGGAGATGTCACTTTACGTGCATGGACAAATATATGGATGTTTTTAATATATGGGTTAGCCATTTTTTTGGAACCAGTTCATGATAATATAAGACATTTACCTATTCTAGTGAGAGGAGGAATTTATTCAACCTTAATTATTATTGGAGAATATATAACCGGATCTATTTTACGTTTTATATTAGGAACATGTCCATGGTGCTACAGTGCTGGTCCATTTACAATTCAAGGAATAACGAGATTAGATTATTTTCCTTACTGGATGATAGCAGGTTTACTTTTTGAAAAGCTTCATGATGCTCTTATAAAAATTTCTACCTTTGCAGAACAATCAAGTTCGTAA
- a CDS encoding MFS transporter — protein sequence MNKYNKIEKSWIMYDCTISTYSMIIITTILPIYFRMVLKNAGGTEAMSTAYWGYSNSVGRLLIALAAPVLGTIADYMGYKMKFFKVFCIIGIVFTALLSIVPDSAIVLLIAVFIISTIGNAGSNVFYDAFLVDVTPKNKMDMVSSIGYAAGYLGNIMAFAICMSIVILAQLHVIPISIMTACKITFVITAVWCAIFSFPIIKNVKQVYGIEKEPKVLKSSIKRLISTFKNISEYKNLMIFLAAYFFFIDGVNTIITMATSFGSDLGINSTTLLIILLCTQFVAFPCAIIFGKLSEKFKGKTMLYVGIIIYSIICVYANFIHNAAGFWILAMMVGTSQGGIQALSRSYFGKLVPKEKNNEFFGFFNIFGRFASILGPLIVGVVTQITGKSTNGVFSILILFVVGGIILINVKDAQNDDSEGNLIASTLPSIPK from the coding sequence ATGAATAAATATAATAAAATAGAAAAGAGCTGGATAATGTACGATTGTACTATTTCAACCTACAGCATGATAATTATAACAACTATACTGCCTATATATTTTAGAATGGTATTAAAAAATGCAGGGGGAACAGAGGCCATGTCAACAGCCTATTGGGGTTATTCAAATTCTGTAGGAAGACTTTTAATAGCTCTTGCAGCACCAGTACTTGGTACTATAGCGGATTATATGGGATATAAAATGAAGTTTTTTAAAGTGTTCTGTATTATAGGAATAGTTTTTACTGCGCTTCTTTCAATAGTTCCAGATTCGGCAATAGTACTTCTTATTGCAGTATTTATAATAAGTACTATTGGAAATGCGGGAAGCAATGTTTTTTATGATGCGTTTTTAGTTGATGTAACGCCTAAAAATAAAATGGATATGGTTTCATCAATTGGATATGCAGCAGGATATCTTGGAAATATAATGGCTTTTGCAATATGCATGAGTATAGTTATATTGGCACAGCTTCATGTAATTCCAATATCAATTATGACAGCTTGTAAAATAACTTTTGTGATAACTGCTGTGTGGTGTGCAATATTTTCGTTTCCTATAATTAAAAATGTAAAACAGGTTTATGGAATAGAAAAAGAGCCTAAGGTATTAAAAAGTAGTATAAAAAGATTAATATCAACATTTAAAAATATAAGTGAGTATAAAAATTTAATGATTTTTTTAGCAGCATATTTCTTTTTTATAGATGGTGTAAATACTATCATAACGATGGCAACATCTTTTGGTTCAGATCTTGGTATAAATTCAACAACTCTTTTAATTATACTTCTATGTACTCAATTTGTTGCTTTTCCATGTGCAATTATATTTGGTAAGCTTTCAGAAAAGTTTAAAGGTAAAACAATGCTTTATGTTGGAATAATAATTTATTCAATAATTTGTGTATATGCGAATTTTATTCATAATGCTGCTGGTTTCTGGATATTAGCAATGATGGTAGGTACTTCTCAGGGTGGAATACAGGCACTCAGCAGATCGTATTTTGGGAAGCTTGTACCAAAAGAAAAAAATAATGAATTTTTTGGATTTTTTAATATATTTGGAAGATTTGCTTCAATTTTAGGACCACTTATTGTTGGCGTAGTTACCCAAATTACAGGCAAATCTACCAATGGGGTGTTTAGTATTTTAATTTTATTTGTTGTTGGAGGAATAATACTTATTAATGTTAAAGATGCTCAAAATGATGATAGTGAAGGAAATTTGATAGCTTCAACTTTACCATCTATACCTAAGTAG
- the gpmA gene encoding 2,3-diphosphoglycerate-dependent phosphoglycerate mutase, which yields MKKLVLIRHGQSEWNRENKFTGWTDVDLSVDGVTEAGYAGMILKKNGYTFDIAYTSVLKRAIRTIQIILYDMDLLWIPVYKSWKLNERHYGALQGLNKDETISKYGEKQVLLWRRSTNVKPPALEKSDKRYPGNEKKYISLSESELPLTENLEDTEKRVLEYWDEAIAPSIKQNKNVIIAAHGNTLRALVKYLDDIPSDGIANLNIPTGIPLVYELNEDLKPISRYYLGIDGKVEAIKFPSLSSF from the coding sequence ATGAAAAAATTAGTTTTAATACGGCATGGACAAAGTGAATGGAATAGAGAAAATAAATTCACTGGATGGACTGATGTTGACTTATCAGTTGATGGAGTTACTGAAGCCGGTTACGCTGGTATGATATTAAAAAAGAACGGTTATACCTTTGATATTGCTTACACCTCCGTGCTTAAAAGAGCAATAAGAACCATTCAAATAATTCTCTATGACATGGATCTTTTATGGATACCTGTTTATAAATCATGGAAATTAAATGAAAGACATTATGGTGCTCTTCAAGGACTAAATAAGGATGAAACAATATCAAAATATGGGGAAAAGCAGGTTTTACTCTGGAGAAGATCCACCAACGTAAAACCACCTGCACTAGAAAAATCTGATAAAAGATATCCCGGTAATGAAAAAAAATACATTTCTTTAAGTGAATCAGAACTCCCACTTACTGAAAATCTTGAAGATACTGAAAAAAGAGTACTTGAATACTGGGATGAGGCCATAGCTCCTTCAATAAAACAAAATAAAAACGTCATAATTGCAGCCCATGGAAACACACTAAGAGCTCTTGTAAAATATCTTGATGATATCCCAAGTGATGGCATTGCAAATTTAAATATACCTACAGGAATTCCGCTAGTTTATGAACTTAATGAGGATTTAAAACCAATTTCAAGATACTACTTAGGTATAGATGGTAAAGTTGAAGCTATCAAATTTCCTTCACTATCATCATTTTGA
- the hisS gene encoding histidine--tRNA ligase → MSNKIKPSILPGFMELLPNEQLIFNDIASKVTGVYEQNGFLPMDTPVIEKEEILLAKSAGETEKQVYRIDNKDRKQVLRFDLTVPFSRFAAQYMGELTFPFKRYQLGKVYRGERNQKGRYREFYQCDVDIVGNGSLSIKNDAFVISMASKALKKIGLKTYKFQISNRKILTGILEGLKVQNMQEVMILIDKYDKITEEQFLSDLNELVGEDNAKIIDKVIKISGSSSEVVEGLKNIDVKNEMLDKGIEEVEEVIKYLKLFGVEDNEYAINLKIIRGLDYYTGTVFETLLTGNESYGSICSGGRYDNLAQNYTASVLPGVGMSIGMTRLFFVLKEIGFIDKYENGLNDKYLIIPIGDTFEYCSHILKKLLEKGKNAEMYFEEGKLKKKLTYANKLNIKYVILVGEDEVNNGEFDIKDMVTGEQKKLKLSSIDLEH, encoded by the coding sequence ATGAGTAACAAGATTAAGCCTTCGATTTTACCAGGATTTATGGAGCTTTTGCCAAATGAGCAGCTTATATTCAATGATATTGCTTCTAAAGTAACTGGTGTTTATGAGCAAAATGGATTTCTTCCTATGGATACTCCTGTAATTGAAAAAGAAGAAATACTTTTGGCTAAATCGGCAGGGGAAACTGAGAAACAAGTATATCGTATTGATAATAAAGATAGAAAACAAGTTTTAAGATTTGATTTAACTGTGCCATTTTCAAGATTTGCTGCACAGTATATGGGTGAACTTACATTTCCATTTAAAAGATATCAGCTTGGCAAGGTATATAGAGGAGAGAGAAACCAGAAGGGACGTTATAGAGAATTTTATCAGTGTGACGTAGATATTGTTGGAAATGGAAGCTTAAGTATAAAAAATGATGCTTTTGTAATAAGTATGGCTTCAAAGGCTTTAAAGAAGATAGGACTTAAAACCTATAAATTCCAGATAAGCAATAGAAAAATATTAACTGGAATATTAGAAGGACTTAAGGTTCAAAACATGCAGGAAGTTATGATTCTCATAGATAAATATGACAAGATAACTGAAGAGCAATTTCTTTCTGATTTAAATGAGCTTGTCGGAGAAGATAATGCTAAAATCATAGATAAGGTAATAAAGATAAGCGGTTCAAGCAGTGAAGTAGTTGAAGGTCTTAAAAATATAGATGTAAAAAATGAAATGCTTGATAAGGGAATAGAAGAAGTAGAAGAAGTCATAAAGTACTTAAAGTTATTCGGAGTAGAGGACAATGAATATGCAATAAATCTTAAGATAATAAGAGGTCTTGATTATTATACAGGTACTGTATTTGAGACTTTACTAACTGGAAATGAATCTTATGGTTCTATATGTTCAGGAGGAAGATATGATAATTTAGCACAGAATTATACTGCTAGTGTGCTTCCAGGTGTTGGAATGTCTATTGGTATGACAAGATTGTTCTTTGTGCTTAAAGAAATAGGATTTATAGATAAATACGAGAATGGTTTAAATGATAAATATTTAATAATACCTATTGGAGATACTTTTGAATACTGTTCTCACATACTAAAGAAATTACTTGAAAAAGGTAAAAATGCAGAAATGTATTTTGAAGAGGGAAAACTTAAGAAGAAACTTACATATGCAAATAAACTCAATATAAAGTATGTAATTTTAGTTGGTGAGGATGAAGTAAATAACGGTGAATTTGACATAAAAGATATGGTTACTGGAGAACAGAAGAAATTAAAGCTAAGTAGCATTGATTTGGAACATTAA
- a CDS encoding helix-turn-helix domain-containing protein, whose product MGSYEILSIGTKLKNLREKYNVKQEDISGKEITRNLISQIEHGKANLTKNAAEIILKNLKRICDKNHITIDENIEYLMEDEKSQANRILDKYIKELKDLFIYKDTSFINKLNDAEKFLMKWNFTDKKTSIFELAGDYFASIEDYYKSSLYYEKARALLDMYSNNSLSILRKLSMVYFYVGNYEQNIKCCEFALDWFKDMNEEYRCIFLFNSTLCYDELKEYDKALRNLNILEPIIKDVNVDKYYDVLLQEAICLQHKKEYDKSLEIYNYILKIFSSKNIENYVLALIDMTQIYIDLNKPDIVKKHLNSIVSMIVNLNSSCKHYPGIHCEIGKIYKSLNDLNSAEEYLLKSLTLAKKQIYFYVLKNSISELIDIYLQKKDTEKLSNIKNEFFILTSIHNKIDNSILLKLIEAYLKVEDTRSQQEVINFCKKFNKEV is encoded by the coding sequence ATGGGAAGTTATGAGATACTGTCTATTGGAACAAAACTTAAAAACTTAAGAGAAAAATATAATGTAAAGCAGGAAGATATATCAGGTAAGGAGATAACTAGAAATCTGATAAGTCAAATAGAACATGGTAAAGCAAATCTCACTAAAAATGCTGCTGAAATTATATTAAAAAACTTAAAGAGAATTTGCGATAAAAATCATATAACAATTGATGAGAACATAGAATATTTAATGGAAGATGAAAAATCACAGGCTAATAGGATACTTGATAAATACATAAAAGAACTTAAGGATCTTTTTATATATAAGGATACAAGTTTTATTAATAAGTTAAATGATGCAGAAAAATTTTTAATGAAATGGAATTTTACAGATAAAAAAACAAGTATTTTTGAACTAGCAGGAGATTACTTTGCTAGTATAGAAGATTACTATAAAAGCTCTCTATATTATGAAAAAGCTAGAGCATTATTGGACATGTATAGTAACAATTCTTTAAGTATTTTAAGAAAATTATCCATGGTATATTTCTACGTTGGTAACTACGAACAGAATATAAAATGCTGTGAATTTGCACTTGACTGGTTTAAAGATATGAATGAAGAGTATCGCTGTATATTTTTATTTAACAGTACTTTATGCTATGATGAATTAAAAGAATATGATAAAGCATTGAGAAATCTTAATATTCTTGAACCAATAATTAAAGATGTTAATGTTGATAAATATTATGATGTACTTCTACAAGAAGCTATTTGTTTGCAGCACAAAAAAGAGTATGATAAAAGTTTAGAAATATATAACTATATACTAAAAATATTTTCAAGTAAAAATATTGAAAATTATGTTTTGGCACTCATTGATATGACACAGATATATATTGATCTTAACAAACCTGATATTGTGAAAAAGCATTTAAATTCAATAGTATCAATGATAGTTAATCTGAATAGTAGTTGCAAACATTATCCTGGTATTCATTGTGAAATAGGTAAAATATACAAAAGTTTAAATGATTTAAATAGTGCTGAAGAGTACCTTTTAAAATCGTTAACTTTAGCTAAAAAGCAAATATACTTCTATGTATTAAAGAATAGTATAAGCGAATTAATTGATATATACTTACAAAAGAAAGATACAGAAAAACTATCTAATATAAAAAATGAGTTCTTTATATTAACATCAATACACAATAAAATAGACAACAGTATTTTACTAAAATTAATAGAAGCTTATCTAAAAGTAGAAGATACAAGATCTCAACAAGAGGTAATTAATTTTTGTAAAAAATTTAATAAAGAGGTGTAA
- a CDS encoding TetR/AcrR family transcriptional regulator, producing MKDKILDLAAEKIKLYGLKGFTLDEIAKELKISKKTIYKYFKSKDEIVEEYFNSIIESDKKSVVTALNKNTSFLEKVHDIVYSDHKYKLPIKILNDTELLYPEAWKKLKTLKDFKVNELNSLLKNEIKNGTIKEDVNIPILCKMFEEVSNTFLDYDFLISNKLTSHEAIEEVIKIIFNGIQRK from the coding sequence ATGAAAGATAAGATATTAGACTTAGCGGCAGAAAAAATAAAGTTATATGGTCTTAAAGGTTTCACTTTAGATGAAATTGCAAAAGAACTTAAAATAAGTAAAAAAACCATATATAAATACTTTAAAAGTAAAGACGAAATTGTAGAAGAATATTTTAATTCTATAATTGAATCTGATAAGAAAAGTGTCGTAACCGCACTAAATAAAAATACAAGTTTTTTAGAAAAAGTTCACGACATAGTGTACTCAGACCATAAATACAAGTTACCAATTAAAATTTTAAATGATACTGAATTACTTTATCCCGAAGCTTGGAAAAAACTTAAAACTTTAAAAGATTTTAAAGTAAATGAATTGAACAGTTTATTAAAAAATGAAATTAAAAACGGCACTATAAAAGAAGATGTAAATATACCTATACTCTGCAAAATGTTTGAGGAGGTAAGTAACACCTTTCTAGACTATGATTTTTTAATATCAAATAAACTAACCAGCCATGAAGCAATCGAAGAAGTAATTAAAATAATATTTAATGGAATACAAAGGAAATGA
- a CDS encoding MFS transporter, translated as MKQKTLSKKELSFIIMISLALGIRQMSMTLVMPFISTYSKTLAYNTSFLAGVSLGAFGIAQAIFQIPYGRLSDKIGNKPVVLMGLMQVVIGLLVAYFARNIYVLIFARFLQGSGAIIGSAYSWVFSSTTENNRINAIGILGSFIAVFAAISFAIGPVANSFVSVDKMFLICSIILFVNCLYILFFLKEDKSIKENKKISSLSHDFKILFKSKSFICSNLCAFINNFIMVSVFYFLPFLLHKVTGEYGMWKVFFPSIILAILFMKISIKICKNRKTSSIIVISFLIILIGNLLYFKSNNFIYLLTGTILFMCGYVCLATLTANNANDVIDENCRGTGNGVFNSFQYIGSFLGGILAGAIWTISETGVIISVIIASILGILIALKGSQFNY; from the coding sequence ATGAAACAAAAAACTTTAAGTAAAAAAGAACTTTCTTTTATAATAATGATAAGTCTTGCTCTAGGAATAAGACAGATGTCTATGACTCTAGTAATGCCTTTTATTTCTACTTACAGCAAAACTCTTGCGTATAATACATCCTTTCTTGCTGGAGTATCTTTAGGTGCTTTTGGTATTGCTCAGGCAATATTTCAAATACCTTATGGAAGATTAAGTGATAAAATTGGAAACAAGCCTGTTGTACTAATGGGTTTGATGCAGGTTGTCATAGGACTTCTGGTGGCTTACTTTGCTAGAAATATATATGTTTTAATATTTGCAAGATTTCTTCAAGGAAGTGGTGCCATAATAGGTTCTGCTTATTCCTGGGTTTTTAGCTCAACAACAGAAAATAACAGAATAAATGCTATAGGAATACTTGGCTCATTCATAGCAGTTTTTGCGGCCATATCTTTTGCAATAGGACCCGTGGCAAATAGCTTTGTAAGTGTGGATAAAATGTTTTTAATATGTTCGATTATATTATTTGTAAATTGTCTTTATATACTATTTTTCTTAAAAGAGGACAAATCAATTAAAGAAAATAAAAAGATATCATCATTAAGTCATGACTTTAAAATTTTATTCAAAAGTAAAAGTTTCATATGTTCAAATTTATGTGCATTCATAAATAACTTTATTATGGTATCAGTATTTTATTTTCTTCCATTCCTGCTTCACAAAGTAACTGGCGAATATGGAATGTGGAAAGTATTTTTCCCATCAATAATTTTAGCTATACTTTTCATGAAAATTTCTATAAAGATATGTAAAAACAGAAAAACATCATCGATTATAGTGATTTCATTTTTAATTATACTAATAGGAAATCTTTTGTACTTTAAAAGTAACAATTTTATTTATCTTTTAACTGGCACCATACTTTTTATGTGCGGATATGTATGTCTAGCAACCTTGACAGCAAATAATGCCAATGATGTTATAGATGAAAACTGCCGTGGAACTGGAAATGGTGTTTTTAATTCATTTCAATATATAGGTTCATTTTTAGGTGGAATACTTGCAGGTGCTATATGGACAATTTCTGAAACTGGTGTTATTATTTCTGTTATAATAGCTTCAATTCTAGGAATTTTAATTGCCCTAAAGGGTTCTCAGTTCAATTATTAA
- a CDS encoding LysE/ArgO family amino acid transporter translates to MIKYYIDGLILGITYLAPIGMQNLYVINSAIRNKKLRAYEVAAATIIFDISLCITCFFGIGSILEKSNVVRKIVLLVGCIVVVFIGIKLLRETPEINEEVHEDESLVKSILTCFTTTWFNPQAIIDGSLLLGGFKISMSYSASHIFILGVCTASILWFTGITTFVLKFKYKLSKKVLKIINIVCGIVIIYYGLKLGMSFLK, encoded by the coding sequence ATGATTAAATATTATATTGATGGCTTAATACTTGGAATTACATACCTTGCACCAATTGGCATGCAGAACCTTTATGTAATTAATTCTGCTATAAGAAATAAAAAGTTAAGAGCATATGAGGTTGCAGCTGCAACAATTATTTTTGATATATCACTATGTATTACGTGCTTTTTTGGTATAGGTTCTATTTTAGAAAAGTCTAATGTCGTAAGAAAAATTGTTCTTTTAGTAGGCTGCATTGTAGTTGTATTCATAGGAATAAAGCTTTTAAGGGAGACACCTGAGATCAATGAAGAGGTTCATGAAGATGAAAGTTTAGTAAAAAGTATTCTTACATGTTTTACAACCACATGGTTTAATCCTCAGGCAATTATAGATGGTTCTTTGCTTTTAGGTGGGTTTAAAATATCAATGTCATATTCGGCTTCACATATTTTTATTTTAGGGGTATGTACAGCTTCTATTTTATGGTTCACAGGTATTACAACCTTTGTGTTAAAATTTAAATATAAACTTAGTAAAAAAGTACTTAAAATAATTAATATTGTATGCGGTATAGTAATTATTTATTATGGATTAAAATTAGGAATGAGTTTTTTGAAATAA
- a CDS encoding PLP-dependent aminotransferase family protein, whose protein sequence is MVNIDWQPDKNCSTPLYRQIIDYIKMKIKKGEWIVGDKLPSQRKLSEIFKVNRSTVVEALDELKADGLINGKNKGGTSITNNTWSLMTETSTPNWKNYIESGVYKPNFHTIQVINRLEWDDNIIRLSTGELSKELFPTEAMKKVFMSLARETKSLGYEMTKGSLELREEISKYVKKFGIEASPESILIVSGSLQGLQLISMGLLDYGSTVIVEKPSYIKSLHVFEANGMNLKGIPIDRNGIMVNQIEKNIGKETAILYTIPTFHNPTGTVMSYDRRKELLRLCSNNRLPIIEDNAYGELWLEKSPPKTLKSMDKNGVVLYSGTASKSLAAGMRIGWLIGPEAVIDRLGDVKMQTDYGASSLSQKAFHIWLKSGLYEEYVKSLRRKLKIRCNITLEFMEKYFHGLGTFDVPKGGFYIWLTLFKKIDMKKLFYLSCKNGVLINPGYIYDFNKNYSIRISYAYASMEEIENGLKKLSEIIRTL, encoded by the coding sequence ATGGTTAATATTGATTGGCAGCCAGACAAGAATTGCAGCACACCTTTATATAGGCAGATTATAGATTATATAAAAATGAAAATAAAAAAAGGGGAATGGATAGTAGGGGACAAACTTCCTTCTCAAAGAAAGCTTTCTGAAATTTTTAAAGTAAATAGAAGTACAGTTGTAGAGGCTTTAGATGAACTTAAGGCAGATGGACTTATAAATGGTAAAAATAAAGGTGGAACTAGTATAACGAATAACACCTGGTCATTAATGACTGAAACAAGTACTCCAAACTGGAAGAATTACATAGAGAGTGGAGTGTATAAGCCAAATTTTCATACCATTCAAGTTATAAATAGATTGGAATGGGATGATAATATTATAAGACTCAGTACAGGGGAGCTTTCAAAAGAGCTGTTTCCAACTGAAGCTATGAAAAAGGTTTTTATGTCGTTAGCCAGAGAAACAAAGTCTTTAGGTTATGAAATGACAAAAGGTTCTTTAGAGCTTAGAGAGGAAATAAGTAAATACGTTAAAAAATTTGGAATAGAAGCGTCTCCAGAATCAATTTTGATAGTTTCAGGTTCTCTTCAGGGACTTCAGCTAATATCCATGGGACTTTTAGATTATGGCTCTACGGTAATAGTGGAGAAGCCATCATATATAAAATCGCTTCACGTTTTTGAAGCAAATGGAATGAATTTAAAAGGAATACCTATTGACAGAAATGGAATTATGGTTAATCAAATAGAAAAGAATATTGGAAAGGAAACAGCTATATTATATACTATTCCAACTTTTCATAATCCTACGGGTACGGTTATGTCATACGATAGACGTAAAGAGCTTTTAAGGTTGTGTTCAAATAATAGACTTCCAATTATTGAGGATAATGCTTATGGAGAATTATGGCTTGAAAAAAGTCCTCCTAAAACTTTAAAATCCATGGACAAGAATGGTGTAGTTTTGTATTCTGGGACAGCATCGAAATCACTGGCAGCAGGAATGAGAATAGGCTGGCTAATAGGTCCTGAAGCTGTTATTGATAGACTGGGCGATGTTAAAATGCAGACAGACTATGGAGCAAGCTCTCTTTCACAAAAAGCCTTTCATATATGGCTTAAAAGTGGGTTATATGAGGAATATGTGAAGAGCTTAAGAAGAAAACTTAAAATTAGATGCAACATAACCTTAGAATTTATGGAAAAGTATTTTCATGGTTTAGGAACTTTTGATGTTCCTAAGGGTGGTTTTTATATATGGTTAACACTTTTTAAGAAAATTGACATGAAAAAATTATTTTACTTATCATGTAAAAATGGAGTCCTCATAAATCCGGGATATATATACGATTTTAATAAAAATTACAGCATAAGAATATCCTATGCATATGCTTCAATGGAAGAAATAGAAAATGGATTAAAAAAACTTTCTGAAATAATAAGAACGCTATAG
- a CDS encoding TIGR00730 family Rossman fold protein, with the protein MNKICVYSGSNLGKDPEYKKSAVILGKALAENKIELVYGGSNVGLMGEVSNTVLRNNGHVTGVVPKNLFSDTMRNKNITNLIETHDMDDRKKMMMNISDGFIALPGGLGTYEELFETLSWAQLGLHKKPIGILNISNYFDPIITMLKNTCSAGFMRETNLKLLLVSTDPYDLIEKMKNYNPPVLGSKNIDETK; encoded by the coding sequence ATGAACAAAATATGCGTTTACTCAGGATCAAATTTAGGCAAAGATCCTGAATATAAAAAATCAGCAGTTATTTTAGGAAAAGCCTTAGCAGAAAATAAAATAGAATTAGTCTACGGCGGCTCAAATGTAGGCCTTATGGGAGAAGTTTCAAATACAGTACTTAGAAACAATGGACACGTAACTGGAGTAGTACCTAAAAACTTATTTTCAGACACAATGAGAAATAAAAATATAACAAATCTTATAGAAACTCATGACATGGACGACAGGAAAAAAATGATGATGAATATTTCAGATGGCTTTATAGCTCTACCCGGTGGACTTGGAACATATGAAGAACTTTTTGAAACCTTAAGCTGGGCACAGCTCGGACTTCATAAAAAGCCAATAGGGATTTTAAACATATCAAATTATTTTGACCCAATTATTACAATGCTAAAAAACACTTGCAGTGCCGGTTTTATGAGAGAAACAAATCTCAAACTATTATTAGTCTCAACTGACCCATATGATCTCATAGAAAAAATGAAAAATTATAATCCACCTGTACTTGGCAGCAAGAATATTGATGAAACGAAATAA
- a CDS encoding cysteine hydrolase family protein: MKGKTVLVAIDVQNVMFFGEEGMVYNEDNVLNNILKLLSKARESKTPIIFIQHTDKEGKLKRGMKTWELNEKLSPRKEEAIVEKASWDAFYNTKFEEELRRINADKIVFCGMQTEFCLDTTCRSAYSRGYHHNILVSDAHTTFDTNVLEARKIIEHHNNTLGGRFVTLKKTEEIEF; encoded by the coding sequence ATGAAAGGTAAAACTGTATTAGTTGCTATAGATGTACAGAATGTCATGTTTTTTGGAGAAGAGGGCATGGTTTATAATGAGGATAATGTTCTTAACAATATTTTAAAGCTTTTAAGTAAGGCAAGAGAGAGTAAAACTCCAATAATATTTATTCAGCATACAGACAAAGAAGGAAAACTTAAAAGAGGAATGAAAACATGGGAGCTTAATGAGAAATTATCTCCACGTAAGGAAGAAGCAATAGTAGAAAAGGCAAGCTGGGATGCTTTTTACAATACTAAGTTTGAAGAGGAATTAAGAAGAATAAATGCTGATAAAATTGTGTTCTGTGGAATGCAAACTGAATTTTGTCTGGATACTACCTGTAGAAGTGCATACAGCAGAGGATATCACCATAATATTTTAGTTAGTGATGCACATACAACTTTTGATACAAATGTACTTGAAGCTAGAAAAATTATAGAACATCACAATAATACTTTAGGTGGAAGATTTGTAACGCTAAAGAAGACTGAAGAAATTGAGTTTTAA